From Hermetia illucens chromosome 6, iHerIll2.2.curated.20191125, whole genome shotgun sequence, one genomic window encodes:
- the LOC119659184 gene encoding uncharacterized protein LOC119659184 translates to MRVATLVLFTVLCIIFCEKSNATIDLSNVDLSKFEYFKNKVESKVMAKAQQAMQLLAPLAGKVEKAKAVATYFQNVILGNPEHTKEEIIEFDPHFGESWHPHYEHHYGPRGAHLIEVLGHGYSPRQLHEYGAI, encoded by the exons ATGCGAGTGGCTACATTGGTG CTTTTCACAGTTCTATGCATTATTTTCTGCGAGAAATCAAATGCAACCATAGATCTTTCCAATGTGGACCTATCGAAATtcgaatatttcaaaaataaggtTGAATCTAAAGTGATGGCGAAAGCACAACAGGCAATGCAACTATTAGCACCGCTCGCGGGTAAAGTGGAGAAAGCCAAGGCAGTGGCCACATATTTCCAAAATGTTATACTCGGTAATCCAGAACATACTAAGGAGGAAATCATCGAATTCGATCCTCATTTCGGAGAATCCTGGCATCCTCACTACGAACATCACTATGGACCAAGGGGAGCGCATTTAATTGAGGTCCTGGGGCATGGATATTCTCCAAGGCAACTACACGAATATGGAGCTATCTAA